GAACCCGGCGGACCGGCTGTGCTGGCCGGCGTCCACATTGGCGATGTGCTGGTGTCGCTGGACGGCGTCGTCGTTACCGATATCTCAGAACTCCTGGCCTCCCTGCAAAAAACCAAAGACAAGCCGGTGGAGCTGACCGTGCTTCGCGACGGCCACGAATTGAAGTTTCAAATGACCCCCCGGCCCATGCCCGTAAAGTATCGCGTGGGCCTGGGACCGTATCACTTGGACAAACTCCCGTTTCTCGCGGCCTTGGACGAATCCTACCTGGAGTGCAAAGAGAACTCCGTGCAGATCTTCAGGCTGCTGCACAGCATGATGGGGGACACCAAACTGGTCAAGCAGATGAGCGGGCCAATCGGGATCATGAAGATCACCGGCGAAGCCGCCCGGATCAGCCCGCCCATGCTGTTCAAAATCATGGCCCTGATCAGCGTCAACCTGGCCATCTTCAACCTGCTGCCCATTCCTATCCTGGATGGAGGCCTGGTCCTGATGCTGCTGATTGAAAGCGTGATGCGCCGGGACATCAACCAGCAGGTCAAAGAACGCGTCTATCAGGCTGCTTTTGTATTCCTGATCCTGTTCGCCGCCATGGTCATCTACAACGACCTGGCCAAGCAGTTCCATGGGTGACGAGTTGAGGCAAGTTTGATTTCTTCAGGACCGCCGGAAACCCGGCGGTTTTGATTTTGCGGCGAACCGTCATCTCATGGGAACCAACTTCTTCGCTGCGCCATCCCACCGCCACGCGGCTTCTGTTCCCGTCAGGTGCACCCCGCCCAGCCACACGTCAATCCCGCCGCACAGCTTGATCCAGTCGGCTTTGCCGGCCAGCAGCATGCGGCCGTCTTCGCTGATGGCGTAATCGTCATCAGACTTTTTTTGCAGGGCCGGATGCGGACCAGCCGCGAGGCCGGCGATCCGCAGAAAGACCGACGCGTCGCCCCACGGGCACTCTTCGAATTTACTCGCGGCAAAATAGATGTCCCGCTGGCTTCGGGCGCCGGATTCGGCGGCACGCAGGACCTGCCGCTGGGTGCGCGAGAGTCCATCGCTGACCCCGGGATACTCCTCAAACCAGCGCATCAGCGCCGCGCGCAGGAACCGCATTTCAGGAAAGTCGCTGCCCGCCAACTCGAACAGCTCTTCCGGCGAAGGCGCGCGAAAGGCGTGCCATACGTCTTTGCCAATCGCCAACTGGGTTGCGGAAACCGTGCGGCGCACGGGAAAAAGCCGCGCCAGTTGCCGGGCGCTCAACTGTCCAAGACCGTAAAACGGCTGTACGCCGGGAAAGGCATTCTCCTGGATCAGGCTGAGCCGGGTCTTGCCCAGGTCCTGCGTGGAAAACCAGTCGAGCAACTGGAGAAGCTGCAGCTGGTCGTAAAGATCATGCTCAAACCACAGCACCACTTCTTCGTGTTTGCGGAAGCCGGCCAGCGCGCGGTCGCGCTCGGCAAAACTGGCGCGAATTTGCTCAACGCTCCAGCCGAATCCCGCCAGCGCCTGCGCGCGCACCTCAGACAGCGCCTCGAGGGTGTCCAATTGCGGGACGGGCCCGTCATGCAGCACGTCAGCCCAGGAGATGTATTGGCCGGGAAACCTGCCCTGGCGAAACGTCTCCACTACGGAGTCGCCGTTGGTGATATGCAGCACACGCAAAGGCTACCACAGGGCGAACAGGGCTTATCCCGAAGAAAATGGATTCCGTGAGAGGAAGGGGGAACCCTTGGATCGTGGAGGTGAAGGGCTCCCCTTTTGAGCAGTGAGGCATTCAATCACTATGCGATGGTTATAAGCTTGGCATCTCGGCCATGGGTTAAAGGACGATGAAATTCTTCTGGAAATTGCCGTCGCTAGAGGGCGTGGCACAGGACGCAGCCAGCGGCCCCTCGCGGCCGTTCTGGTCTATCGTCCCTTGCCCGACAAACGGTAAAATAGTTGCCCGGAGAAGGATGCCATGATGCCCAGGATTCTTGCCTCTTTATTGCTGCTGCTGCCGGTGTTCTCCGCGGCCTCTGGTTCTCGCAACGACGAAAAACCCTATGACCGCAAGGAAGTGGAAGCCAAGCTCAAGCAAATCCTGGTGGGTAAAGTAGCGGTCATGCAACAGTTCTACCGCGAGCACGAACTGCATTTTGACTCTTACGGCAATCTGGTGGGCACCGCAAAAATCGGGCCGTGGACGGCTTACGGCCGCGTGGAAATCGCGACTGCGAAGCTGGGCGATAAGACGCTGCTGTTGACCGGCAAACGCAACGTCATGCGCTGGGAAGGCACCGAGATGGGCAACTACACGCTGGACGATGATGAAGTCCGCATTACTATTGACCTGCCGCCCAATCCCAGCGGTAATGCCATTTCGGCCACGCTGGCCAAAATCTTCCTTTTTCGGGCACAGCGCTTGTCAGACATTGTGCCCGAGTACTGGAAAGATTTTCTCACCACCGAGCGGTCGCGCAGCGCGCAATGGCAGCAGCGGCAGGCGGAGATGCTCAAGGACGTAAAGAACGTTGGCGACGACGTCAAGCCGCCCAAACTGCTTTCCAAGGCCAATAGCATTGAGATTGGACCGGCGCCGTTCAAGGACGTGAACGCCGAAACGGTCACGCTGCAGTTCATCGTTGACCCCAGCGGCAGCGTGAAGGACGTGCAGATCACCAAACCAGTGGGCGCCGGAGCCGACGACCCCGTGGCGGAAGTGATTGAGCAGTGGAAATTTGAGCCGGCCACCAGCAGCGCCGGGCCGGTTAGCGTGTTGATGTACGCCAAGCGCCTGATCAGGTTTGAAAAGCAGCAGGGTATGCCGCTGCACCCCTGCCCCTTGGCGACGGATGCCAGCGTCTGCCAGTAGGAACCAGCCGTCGCGGGATCAGCAGGCGTCGCCACGCAATGCTGCACCACAAGCGGGCGGCTGCGGGGCCCTTGATTTTTCGCGCTCAAGTATAATCGGACGTTTGCAACTTTCCCTGTGAGGCTATCCGGCATGGCACAGCCAATTGCGACTATCCCCGCATTGAAAGACGTGTTCACACAACTGAAGACCCGCATGGACAAGGCGGTGGAAGACTTCCGCACCAACCTGGCGGCGGCGCGCACCGGACGCGCGTCTGTGCATATGG
The Terriglobia bacterium genome window above contains:
- a CDS encoding DUF1835 domain-containing protein, whose amino-acid sequence is MLHITNGDSVVETFRQGRFPGQYISWADVLHDGPVPQLDTLEALSEVRAQALAGFGWSVEQIRASFAERDRALAGFRKHEEVVLWFEHDLYDQLQLLQLLDWFSTQDLGKTRLSLIQENAFPGVQPFYGLGQLSARQLARLFPVRRTVSATQLAIGKDVWHAFRAPSPEELFELAGSDFPEMRFLRAALMRWFEEYPGVSDGLSRTQRQVLRAAESGARSQRDIYFAASKFEECPWGDASVFLRIAGLAAGPHPALQKKSDDDYAISEDGRMLLAGKADWIKLCGGIDVWLGGVHLTGTEAAWRWDGAAKKLVPMR
- a CDS encoding energy transducer TonB: MMPRILASLLLLLPVFSAASGSRNDEKPYDRKEVEAKLKQILVGKVAVMQQFYREHELHFDSYGNLVGTAKIGPWTAYGRVEIATAKLGDKTLLLTGKRNVMRWEGTEMGNYTLDDDEVRITIDLPPNPSGNAISATLAKIFLFRAQRLSDIVPEYWKDFLTTERSRSAQWQQRQAEMLKDVKNVGDDVKPPKLLSKANSIEIGPAPFKDVNAETVTLQFIVDPSGSVKDVQITKPVGAGADDPVAEVIEQWKFEPATSSAGPVSVLMYAKRLIRFEKQQGMPLHPCPLATDASVCQ